GAAATGTTTTAGACAACTCAAACCATTAGTAACAGCCACAATTCtaactaaacataaccaaaaatggACGCTTTGAAGCTGAAAGTTGTTCCCACACACAATCACTAGGACTTCTATTTCTATCTTCTCTTGGCGATACTTGATAACTTTAGCCTGTTCTAGCTTTGCAAATGATCCAACATCTGGCCAATGCCCTGCACATTGAGGTACATAAAAGTTATTAACAATCCTGGCATTTATTTCATTAAAAAAAATATTCAAGAGTAGAAATATATTACTATGTATTCCCTTCCTTGGGCCATCTCAATTTCAGACGCAATTGCATGAGTGCTTATAGCCTCAAGGTAATCATTTCTGAAATCGTTACATATCCCAACCAGATGACCATTGTCATTAACAACGGGTGCCCCAAGCGACGACGATTCGAGCGTAGAGCAATTATGCTGGAAAGTCGGGCCACTGACTCCCCTGGTCAAAAGGAAAACAGATATTGATTAGCACTGAAATGAATAAGATACCTGACAGTCACATTAACAGATAAAAAAAAATCCAAAGTAGTAACTTCGTGACTTACATTACTGTACCAGAAGTGAGCAGCATCTGTTCCGGACTGAAGAGATGGACGCGCTGGCGCTTTGCAATGACACTTCGACATAAAGGAACTGCCCTCATGAGTTGTGTGTTGTACCCACCAGGGTTGGGACAGCGGATCCCAGCAATACCTTCAGTCAAATGTATCTGCGGTCTAGTAAGTTCCAGCTTTGTTCCCTCAAGACAGTCAATCAGGAGCTTCAATTGACCTTCTCCATGAAAAGAAGCAGGATCCGCCACAACATACATAAAGTAGGGTTGTAGAACAATAATAGTACCCATAACAAAAATCCctttatcatttttattttttcctacTGATGCTTTTTTGGGTGGCTTGATGTTGATCAAAACCATGCTATCTTTGATCTGATCGTGGAGCCGTGCTTGCAGCTGTACGTGATAGTAAAGGAAATTTAGCTAGAAAGATGAGCAGCAGAATAGCTAACTAAATCGGGAACCCGCGTGGCAACTCACTGGTGCCATCTCGGGGTGGTGCAGCGCGGATCCAGACGGGGACGCGGGAGGGGCGGAGCTGCAAGTGAGAGAGCAGGTTGGATGAGGAGCAGGTAACAGAAATCGCAATTGTCGAATAGGATGTGACTTATATCATCTGGACAAACTTGAGAGAGAACAAGCCGGGCCTCACCTTCACGGCCTGGACGAGTAGCAGGACCGGCGGCGCCCTGAAGGAGGGTACGGTCGGCGACGGCTGGGGAGGGATGTCGGCAACGACAGACCTGAGGAGGAACTAGGTCAACGATGGATCTGAGGAAGGGTGATGGACGCCGCCGACACAGTTTGGACAGGCggcgccccaaaccctaaccggcCTGTAGCGACGATTGTCGACTGCGAAGGGGATAGCGGCAGGATCGGGGCCTTAGGGGTCTTTTTTTATGAGAAGAAGAGAGGTGTGAGGGAAATCGGATGGGGGACAGGTTTTCCCCGCGTTATAACTCGCCCGTAGGGGCGACAACAAGCAGCCGGCCCATTTGCGCGCTTAGCTCGCTACGCGCTGTACGTTGATCTGCTTCGGTTTTCTTGGaggttttttctgttttattttatttagtgtTTCACCGgtctgtttttatttattatgCTCTGGCTTTCTTTGttttctcatttattttttcctttatTTCGTTATAGTctggttttattttctttcttccatGGTTTTCTTCGTTTATTCAGTTTTTTTTTGCTGTTTTTCGGtttttatcatttttatttttttcaactcGTGCCTACATTTCCTAAGTACACACTTTACAATTTCATAGCACACATAAAAAAAAATCTGATACATGTTTGGCATTTTGCAAATACATATTTTTAACACTTTTTTATTACATggtaatatttttcaaatacaagttgtGCATTTTTTTATGGAGATGCACATTTCTTTAAACTATGCAAACATTTTTTACATTACATGATCATTTTTCAAAatgtcacgaacattttttgaaacatgtgATGATTTCTTTCAATTGTCACATACTTTTTTTAATGAAACAAACATTTTTTAACCTACGCGGACATTTTATTGACATTGTGtataacattttttttaaatgcgGGAATATTGACATGAAATGTCACATGCATTTTTTTTCATGGTATGAAATATTATTTACTTTACGCAGATATTTTCTATATTGTATACACATTTAAAAATCAtacttttttttgaaactcggaaacATTTTTTCATTGTCCTAAAACTACGCTAACAAAAAAAATTACAGTATGTTCACATTTTTTTTCACATTTGTAGTTTGAATTTTCTTAAGTAAATTTAAGTTTTGAAATATATGcatttaaaatatatatttttacatCTAAACACACTGCTTTATTGATCTAAAATGCTCATAGGGATACAATGCAAATCTGGAGGGTTTTAAAGCCACAGATGGCGCCCTGGTCCAGACCGAAAACGGGTTTAGTAAGGCTATGCGCCTCATGACTTGATGCGCGACCTTCAAAGATGAagagtgtgttggggaacgttgtatgaaaaacaaaaaaaattctacgcacacgcaagatctattcaTAGAGATGCATAGGTACGACTGGGGAGAGcaacccttgtagatcgctaagcggaagcgtttatcacgtggttgatatagtcgtactcttcgcgatctgatcacgatccaaccaatctagtgtcgaacggacgacacctctgagtttagcacacgtgcggctcgatgacgtctccttcttgatccagcaagcgggagaggagaagtagatgggatcacaaccaacaggatgcatggtggtgatggtggtggtggagcaccgacagcgattcgctaagcgtcgccgggacgaggcggtggaactacggagtaatggGAAAGaaaggggcgccaagggcttggtgtgtactcttggggtgccccctcccctctatatataggtgaaggggtgtgggaaacagcccctccaagcctaGGGCGCAgttaagggggagaggacttggattCCAAGttcaatcctattcctactaggactccttccttttttgccttccctagccacatgggcttttgaggacttggtacGCCTAGCCCAGTAAGGCTAGGGCGCCTCCCCGCGGCCCATTGATGGCTCGTGTCCACGTCAGTATTtccacaaagaggaagggatgatgtagcacagctacagtaggtatttccctcagttatgagaccaaggttatcgaaccagtaggagaaccacgcaacactatgtaaacggtaactgcacacaagaacaaatacttgcaacccggcgcgtaagaggggttgtcaatccctctcgggtaaaagatagattggtttgtattattttggataaatagatctagtggtaaaacaaaataaaataaataacaaaaaattgcagcaaggtatttttgggtttttggaataatagatctaaaaataaaagtggcaaataatagatcataaagcaaatatgataaagaatagacccgaggCCCGTagatttcacaagtggcttctctcaaaaaaatagcatacaacgggtaagcaaattactgttgggcaattgatagaacttcaaataactatgacgatatccaggcaatgatcaatatatatgcatcacgtccaagattagtagaccgactcctgcctatatctactactattagtccacgcatcgaccgctatccagcatgcagctagtgattaagttcatggagaaattgagtaatgcaataagaacgatgacatgatgtagacaagatctattcatgtaggaatagaccccatcttgttatccttaatagcaacgatcaatacgtgtcttgctgccccttctttcactgggaaacaacaccgcacgaccgaacccatcacgaggcacctcttcccatggcaagaaaaatcgatctagttggcctgactaaaccaaatattcgaagaagaaatacgaggctataataagtaatcatgcatataagagatcaaaattcaaataactttaatggataaaatagatctgaccataaactcaaacttcatcggatcccaacaaacacaccgtaaaaaaagttacatcaaatagatctccaagagaccattgtattgagaatcaaaaaagagagaggaagccatctagctactgcctacggacccgtaggtctacaatgaactactcacgcatcatcggagaggcaccaatgaggatgatgaacccctccgtgatggtgtctagattggatctggtggttctggaacttcggcggctggaattgtgtttcgtcgtctcccctagggtttttggattttcggggtatttatagagcaaagaggctgtgcgggaggcggccgaggtgggcacaacccaccagggcatgcctgggcccccaggcgcgtccaggtgggttgtgctcccctcgaagcccccctctggtatttctttggcccaacaggtgtctactggtccagaaaaattctctaAAAAGTTTCTCTGCGTTTGGACCCCATTTGGTAATGATattttgcgaagtaaaaaacaagcaaaaaacagcaactggcactgggcaatatgtcaataggttagtcccaaaaaatgatataaaattgctataaaatgattgtaaaacatccaacaatgataatataacaacatggaaccggcacaaattatagatacgttggagacatatcacccatgctagcccttgggtcgtggtggacccacttgtggacttccggacccctcctgaatccttcggaaccttctggaagctttctggtacaataccgaaaaaactgcatctttttcggaacccaaaatatgacttaccatatataaatctttacctctcaaccattccgagactcctcgtgatgtctgagatctcatccgggactccgaacaacatttggttaccactcatcaaatatcccaatactactctagcgtcaacgaacgaacgttaagtgtgtgcaGGGGCGAACCCAAGATCGAATTTTGGAGGGGGCAAAGATGTGTTAAATGGTGAAAATTTCTTTGTTAAATGGGGGCAAATCAGTATTTAGCCTGGCATATTACAAAGACACTGAAAATTTAGTGGGGGCAGCTGCCCCCATTGCTTGTACACTAGATCCGCCCCTgagcgtgcgaccctgcgggttcgggagttatgtagtcatgaccgagacacctctccggtcaataaccaatagcgggacccggatgcccatattgattcctacatattccatgaagatcttttatcggttgaacctttatgacaacatatgtaattccctttgtctgtcggtatgttacttgtccgagattcgatcatcggtatctttatacctagttcaatctcgttactggcaagtctctttactcgttccataatacatcatctcggaactaactccttagtcactttgcttgcaagcttcttgtgatgttgtattaccgagaggacccagagatacctctccgatacatggagtgaaaatcccaatctcgatccatgccaactcaacagacacctttggagatacctgtagagcatctttataatcacccagttatgtcatgatgtttgatagcacacaaggtattcctttggagtccgggagttgcatgatctcatggtcgaagaaacatgtatttgacattaagaaagttgtagcaataaactgaacgatcatatgctatgctaacgattgggtcttgtccatcacatcattctcctaataatgtgacctTGTTAtgaagtgacaacacatgtctatggttagtaaaccttaaccatcactttgatcaacgagctagtctagtagaggctcactagggacacgtgaTTTgtttacgtattcacacatgtatttaagtttccggtcaatacaactctagcatgaataataaaccttttatcatggataaggaaatataatagtaacaactttattattgcctctagggcatatttccatcaatctcccacttgcgctagagtcaataatctagttcacatcgccatgtgattaacacccatagttcacatcgccatgtgactaaaacccaaagagtttactagagtcaataatctagttcacatcgccatgtgattaacacccaatgagttctcaggtgtgatcatgttttgcttgtgagagaggtttagtcaacgggtctgccatattcagatacatatatattttgcaaatttctatgtctacaatgctctaca
This window of the Triticum aestivum cultivar Chinese Spring chromosome 5D, IWGSC CS RefSeq v2.1, whole genome shotgun sequence genome carries:
- the LOC123122697 gene encoding uncharacterized protein, producing MAPLQARLHDQIKDSMVLINIKPPKKASVGKNKNDKGIFVMGTIIVLQPYFMYVVADPASFHGEGQLKLLIDCLEGTKLELTRPQIHLTEGIAGIRCPNPGGYNTQLMRAVPLCRSVIAKRQRVHLFSPEQMLLTSGTVMGVSGPTFQHNCSTLESSSLGAPVVNDNGHLVGICNDFRNDYLEAISTHAIASEIEMAQGREYIGIGQMLDHLQS